In bacterium, one DNA window encodes the following:
- a CDS encoding phage holin family protein, with product MRFVARWLINAVALYLTTLVVRGVHVPDFGATLVAALVLGIVNAVIRPVALILTLPLNILTLGLFTFVVNAGMLYLVSKVTALRLDGFWAAFLGAIVLSVVSAVLTRLVAD from the coding sequence ATGCGATTCGTCGCCCGCTGGCTGATTAACGCGGTCGCCCTCTACCTGACGACGCTTGTGGTCAGGGGCGTCCATGTGCCGGATTTTGGCGCGACGTTGGTGGCCGCGCTCGTGCTGGGGATCGTCAACGCCGTGATCCGGCCGGTGGCGCTGATTTTGACGCTTCCTTTAAATATCCTCACGCTGGGCCTCTTCACGTTTGTCGTGAACGCCGGCATGCTCTACCTCGTCTCCAAGGTGACCGCCTTGCGGCTGGACGGGTTCTGGGCGGCGTTCCTGGGCGCGATCGTGCTGAGTGTCGTGAGCGCTGTGCTGACCCGGCTCGTGGCGGACTAA